AGGCCATGGCACGATATTCTGCTTCTGTAGACGATCGAGAGACAACAATCTGTTTTTTACtcttccaagaaataagagaatctcccaaaaatatacaaaaaccagTGATAGATTTGCGATCAGTACAATCACCACCCCAATTTGCATCTGAGTAGGCACGGAACTCTAAAGTTGACGTAGATGGAAAAAGCAGACTCTGAAATTTAGTTCCCCGAAGATATCGAAGAATACGAAGCACAGTTGCCCAATGAACGGTAGTGGGAGATGCAACAAACTGACTGACAATGTGAACTGCATAAGCGATGTCTGGCCTGGTGATAGTAAGGTACACTAAGCTACCAACTAGAGTGCGATATAGAGAGGGATCTGACAAGGCAACACCATCAGATGAAGAATACCTGGCATTAAGCTCAAGAGGGGTATCAACAGTGCGAGCATCAGAGAGACGAGCCTGATCGAGAATATCAGCAATGTACTTAGATTGAGAAAGAAGATAGCCACGAGGAGAGTAAGAtacttctatccctaaaaagtacCATAGGGAACCCAAATCTGTCATCTCAAATTCACGAGTCAAGTGCGTTTTCAACTTCGTTATCCCATTTGCATCATCACCGGTgataatcatatcatcaacatataaagagAGTAAAGTGCGGCCAGAAGAAGTACACCTAACAAAGAGAGATGAATCATGTGCACTGG
The genomic region above belongs to Humulus lupulus chromosome 1, drHumLupu1.1, whole genome shotgun sequence and contains:
- the LOC133812846 gene encoding uncharacterized mitochondrial protein AtMg00810-like; translation: MIITGDDANGITKLKTHLTREFEMTDLGSLWYFLGIEVSYSPRGYLLSQSKYIADILDQARLSDARTVDTPLELNARYSSSDGVALSDPSLYRTLVGSLVYLTITRPDIAYAVHIVSQFVASPTTVHWATVLRILRYLRGTKFQSLLFPSTSTLEFRAYSDANWGGDCTDRKSITGFCIFLGDSLISWKSKKQIVVSRSSTEAEYRAMASTTAKIVWLRWLLADMGVILSDPTLMHCDNVSAIQITRNSVLHERTKHIEIDCHLTRHHYQNGTITLPFVTSAMQISDLFTKAHTISCFRFLVRKLSMLPANAS